A section of the Leptospira kobayashii genome encodes:
- a CDS encoding SRPBCC family protein, with the protein MNQISLNHNLKLSMEKRIKASQETVWEILTSPKYIKEYLYGTDAISDWKKGSSLIFKGEWEGKAYEEKGVILEFEKPYIFKYTYFTAFFELPELPENYAIIENKLTTAGEIVTINLTQSGFTSEEKLKHSEDSWNHCLEIIKKIAETI; encoded by the coding sequence ATGAACCAAATCAGCCTAAATCATAATTTAAAACTCAGTATGGAAAAACGAATCAAAGCAAGTCAGGAAACTGTTTGGGAAATTCTCACTAGTCCCAAATACATAAAGGAATATCTGTACGGGACTGATGCGATTTCCGATTGGAAAAAAGGGAGTTCACTTATCTTCAAAGGGGAATGGGAAGGAAAAGCTTACGAAGAGAAAGGAGTGATTCTGGAATTTGAAAAACCTTACATATTCAAATATACTTATTTCACTGCGTTTTTCGAACTTCCCGAATTGCCGGAAAATTATGCAATCATTGAAAACAAGCTAACAACCGCAGGTGAAATAGTTACGATTAATCTGACTCAGTCGGGATTTACCTCCGAGGAAAAACTAAAACATTCCGAAGACAGTTGGAATCATTGTCTGGAAATCATTAAAAAAATTGCGGAGACGATATGA
- a CDS encoding helix-turn-helix domain-containing protein: MDCKNTTKCKIISVVEKKGKPTRGVLRQNKAELEAEHARYFANKDLDFFIEHYWTVRWDLSDKDPYLAETLPYPSIHIVFDRSGSKIYGITKGRFSYLLKDKGSVFGIKFRPGAFYPFFKKNVSLLTDKTLEIDQVFPINVSRLENEIFKKEDDEDRIQIVESWLKNHIPEKDPNISYINSIIDKIKEDREIRSVDKIVKLFSIGKRSLQRLFKEYVGVSPKWVIQRYRLHEVAEKIEKTEKVNFAELALDLGYYDQAHFIKDFKNTIGLSPEEYLKTIK; this comes from the coding sequence TTGGATTGTAAAAACACGACAAAATGCAAAATCATATCCGTGGTGGAAAAAAAAGGAAAACCGACAAGAGGAGTTTTGCGCCAAAACAAAGCGGAATTGGAGGCGGAACATGCAAGGTATTTTGCAAACAAAGACTTGGATTTTTTCATAGAACATTATTGGACTGTTAGATGGGACTTGAGTGACAAAGATCCTTACCTTGCAGAGACACTTCCCTATCCGAGCATTCATATCGTATTTGACCGGAGCGGTTCCAAAATCTACGGAATCACTAAAGGTAGATTTTCCTATTTATTGAAAGACAAAGGTTCCGTATTCGGAATCAAGTTTCGTCCGGGAGCATTTTATCCTTTTTTTAAAAAAAATGTCTCCTTATTGACCGATAAGACTTTGGAGATCGATCAAGTTTTTCCTATAAACGTATCCAGGTTGGAAAATGAAATTTTCAAAAAAGAAGATGATGAAGATCGAATTCAGATCGTAGAGTCCTGGTTGAAAAATCATATCCCCGAAAAAGATCCGAACATTTCTTATATCAATTCCATCATAGATAAAATAAAAGAAGATCGTGAGATTCGATCGGTAGACAAAATCGTGAAACTTTTTTCCATCGGAAAAAGAAGTTTGCAAAGATTATTCAAAGAATATGTGGGAGTCAGTCCCAAATGGGTGATTCAAAGATACAGACTTCATGAGGTTGCCGAAAAAATAGAAAAAACGGAGAAGGTGAATTTTGCAGAACTCGCTTTGGATCTTGGTTATTATGATCAGGCCCATTTTATCAAAGACTTTAAAAATACGATTGGACTGAGTCCTGAGGAATATTTAAAAACTATAAAATGA
- a CDS encoding tetratricopeptide repeat protein, which produces MNRSIVALAGFLFICAGIITAFYHTTIYSKEDQNQVVLERIAEGEEYLKQTSENSKEKAVSIFSELAGKKGLENYEFRIKYNQARALEKNGDHYLALDIYKGLRNKSNLTSEERDSLSYSLGNLLLKLDQEVEGKGHLESVLRSSNNAKLRSKVLQSLADYSYNHKLLEPARKNYVLALQEDNTNTEARIGWGRTLRKQGKDWASFDVFDEYIETENQLSGANGKVVDEYKDSVFAEAKSLYTKKTYWKSIELFQKALTLNPSPQVEENSYFYIASAYDALGKQKESLEYLNKTLNNSNYSLDQASLYKKGTIYFRQGKFEEAASVFQTIVDKYPKNHITDKALAWKKESLDQFKDNDDLDDAGKEEKIGRLNIDALNQERKGSVSPLMEKKKETSSSNDFGNDLDF; this is translated from the coding sequence ATGAATCGTTCCATCGTTGCATTGGCTGGCTTTTTGTTTATTTGTGCCGGAATCATCACTGCATTTTATCATACTACAATTTATTCCAAAGAAGATCAAAATCAAGTCGTCTTGGAAAGAATTGCGGAAGGCGAAGAATACTTAAAACAAACAAGTGAGAATAGCAAAGAAAAAGCTGTTTCCATTTTCTCCGAACTTGCCGGTAAAAAAGGCCTAGAGAATTACGAATTCAGAATCAAATACAACCAAGCCCGCGCTCTGGAAAAAAACGGGGATCATTATCTTGCATTGGATATTTACAAAGGTTTGAGAAACAAATCCAACCTTACATCGGAAGAAAGAGACAGCCTTTCCTATTCTTTGGGAAATCTTCTTTTGAAATTGGATCAGGAAGTGGAAGGAAAGGGTCATTTGGAATCAGTACTTCGTTCATCCAATAATGCAAAACTCAGATCGAAAGTATTACAATCATTAGCTGATTATAGCTATAATCACAAACTGCTGGAACCTGCTCGCAAAAATTACGTATTGGCTTTGCAGGAAGACAATACGAATACGGAAGCAAGAATCGGTTGGGGAAGAACTCTCCGCAAACAAGGAAAGGATTGGGCTTCTTTCGATGTGTTTGACGAATACATCGAGACGGAAAATCAACTCAGCGGTGCAAACGGCAAGGTTGTGGATGAATACAAAGATTCCGTTTTTGCGGAAGCGAAATCCCTTTATACCAAAAAGACATATTGGAAATCCATTGAACTTTTTCAAAAAGCGTTAACTTTGAATCCTAGTCCGCAAGTGGAAGAAAATTCTTATTTTTATATTGCTTCCGCCTACGATGCGTTAGGGAAACAAAAAGAATCCTTGGAATATTTGAACAAAACTTTGAATAACAGCAATTATTCTTTGGATCAGGCATCCTTATATAAAAAAGGAACGATTTATTTCAGACAAGGTAAGTTTGAAGAAGCAGCTTCCGTATTTCAAACGATTGTAGATAAGTATCCTAAAAACCATATCACAGACAAAGCACTTGCTTGGAAAAAAGAATCTTTGGATCAGTTCAAAGACAATGATGATTTGGATGATGCCGGCAAAGAGGAAAAAATCGGCCGGTTGAACATTGATGCTTTGAATCAGGAAAGAAAGGGAAGCGTATCTCCTTTGATGGAAAAGAAAAAAGAAACAAGTTCCTCAAATGATTTTGGAAACGACTTGGATTTTTAA
- a CDS encoding metalloenzyme, which produces MIFYTFLDGIGLGKYDPETNPFSKFAEGFLSPLGGKSQTDAKLPKLANTLHYVRTDAHMGIPGLPQSATGQTALWTGVNGPGTLGRHVSGFPTITLRKIIAKYSMIKILSENNIKADFLNCFTDHYLRHVQEKPKLVSASTLIQLASDRPLKTMDDLRNGKGLYMDLTHEILRDFAAESLPKDDPLLQLRDPKTLGNSVFSMFGDYGLTIYEYFLTDKVGHAQDWEKAEKIIHTLEAFFYGILESIDPEKDLLIVVSDHGNMEDLSQKNHTENPVATILYGKDAEEYSENIHSLKDIVPIIYKKFGLDEALENLAHNEFFPN; this is translated from the coding sequence ATGATATTTTATACATTTTTAGATGGAATCGGCCTTGGGAAATACGACCCGGAGACAAATCCGTTCTCTAAGTTCGCGGAAGGATTTCTTTCCCCCCTAGGCGGCAAATCGCAAACGGATGCCAAACTCCCCAAACTGGCAAATACTCTGCATTATGTAAGAACGGATGCACATATGGGAATTCCCGGACTTCCCCAATCCGCTACGGGACAAACGGCACTTTGGACCGGTGTGAACGGACCGGGGACTTTGGGGCGTCATGTAAGCGGATTTCCTACGATCACTTTGCGGAAGATCATCGCAAAATATTCCATGATCAAGATTCTTTCGGAAAACAATATCAAAGCTGATTTTCTGAATTGTTTCACGGACCATTACCTCAGGCATGTCCAGGAAAAACCGAAACTGGTTTCCGCCTCCACTCTCATCCAACTAGCAAGCGATAGACCGTTAAAAACGATGGATGACCTCAGAAACGGAAAAGGTCTGTATATGGATCTTACTCATGAAATTCTACGCGATTTTGCCGCCGAGAGTTTACCGAAAGATGATCCTCTTTTGCAACTGAGAGATCCCAAAACTCTGGGTAATTCCGTATTTTCTATGTTTGGCGACTATGGACTGACGATTTACGAATATTTTTTAACCGACAAAGTGGGACATGCACAGGATTGGGAAAAAGCGGAAAAGATCATTCATACCTTGGAAGCTTTTTTTTACGGAATCCTGGAGTCGATTGATCCGGAAAAAGATCTACTCATCGTTGTGAGTGATCATGGAAATATGGAAGATCTAAGCCAAAAAAATCATACCGAAAATCCGGTAGCGACCATTCTTTATGGAAAAGACGCAGAAGAATATTCGGAGAACATTCATTCCTTAAAAGATATAGTACCTATTATTTACAAAAAGTTCGGATTGGATGAGGCTTTGGAAAATTTGGCTCATAATGAGTTTTTTCCGAATTAG
- a CDS encoding DUF4846 domain-containing protein: MNIRFVFIFITFNLCLYSFPNIVKEIPVPEGFQRIDFPKNSFADYLQNLPLKKEAKVLSYQKKDLSDWYDMIAVINKPLLFQDDLEQCADFSMRLWADYHKESGRLDKLYLFDYPGKKRYYKDSKKDYNRFLRNAFASSNSYSLKKGAIPVTKENLQPGDLFVQNETGGIGHVSMILDEAKYKNQKLYLIGFSFMPAQEMHIERSPTDKGKEGWFSYEGFIQHLRTKYPYGNPVLRRF, translated from the coding sequence ATGAACATTCGATTTGTTTTTATATTTATAACGTTCAATCTTTGTCTTTATTCTTTTCCGAACATAGTAAAAGAAATACCTGTTCCCGAAGGTTTTCAGAGAATTGATTTTCCTAAAAATTCTTTTGCCGATTATTTACAAAACCTTCCTTTAAAAAAAGAAGCCAAAGTGCTGTCTTACCAAAAAAAAGATCTGAGCGATTGGTATGATATGATTGCCGTAATCAACAAACCATTGTTATTTCAGGATGATCTGGAACAATGCGCTGATTTTTCCATGCGGCTTTGGGCGGATTACCACAAAGAATCGGGAAGATTGGACAAATTGTATCTGTTCGATTATCCCGGGAAAAAACGATATTACAAAGATTCGAAAAAGGATTATAATCGCTTTTTAAGAAATGCATTCGCCTCCTCCAATTCCTATTCTTTAAAAAAAGGAGCCATTCCGGTTACAAAAGAAAATTTACAACCGGGAGATTTATTCGTACAAAATGAAACGGGAGGGATCGGCCATGTTTCCATGATTCTGGACGAAGCAAAATACAAAAATCAAAAACTCTATCTTATCGGTTTCAGTTTTATGCCGGCCCAGGAAATGCATATAGAAAGATCACCAACTGACAAGGGTAAGGAGGGATGGTTCAGTTACGAAGGATTCATTCAGCACTTGCGGACCAAATACCCTTATGGAAATCCGGTTTTAAGAAGATTTTAG
- a CDS encoding SAM-dependent methyltransferase, whose product MSDTEYYRSLEYHEYLISSHRREVCSPDDVFAFFNWKGLQNLVDFGSGLGFYFNEFRKWFPHVWVWAGECQQEIIDMILRRKLLEGLEKLTPFYIDQSDHPLLPTWIPVPEIIFASLSLSTFPNPGLAMDGLIRSMKQGGRLFIVDWAKTESGFGPKINEKISLDKMKFLAEEYKLDVVKSGRISEYFYGMEVKASPSFIYGYYDLKEEEDDSDIFKM is encoded by the coding sequence ATGTCGGACACGGAATACTACAGATCCCTTGAATATCACGAATATTTGATCTCCAGCCATAGAAGAGAGGTCTGTTCTCCCGATGATGTCTTTGCTTTTTTCAATTGGAAGGGATTGCAAAATCTTGTGGATTTCGGTTCTGGGCTTGGATTTTACTTCAACGAATTTAGAAAATGGTTTCCTCATGTTTGGGTTTGGGCGGGGGAATGCCAACAAGAAATCATCGATATGATTTTGCGAAGAAAACTTTTGGAAGGATTGGAAAAGCTAACTCCTTTCTACATCGACCAATCCGATCACCCTCTTCTTCCCACTTGGATTCCCGTCCCTGAAATCATATTTGCTTCCCTATCTCTTTCCACATTCCCGAATCCGGGTCTTGCCATGGACGGACTCATTCGTTCCATGAAACAAGGAGGGAGATTGTTCATTGTGGATTGGGCGAAAACGGAATCCGGATTCGGTCCTAAAATCAACGAAAAGATATCTCTCGATAAAATGAAATTTCTCGCGGAAGAATACAAGCTGGACGTTGTCAAATCAGGAAGGATTTCGGAATACTTCTACGGAATGGAAGTGAAGGCGAGTCCTTCCTTTATTTACGGTTATTACGACTTGAAGGAAGAAGAGGACGACTCGGATATTTTCAAAATGTAA
- a CDS encoding tetratricopeptide repeat protein, with protein sequence MVVSSKKWILGGLLFLSFFPLATQTIFEEGRYPSSARVLRANVLSDRKSTFLAWEPPKEEGEVIVARANTVIDTPDKLYVADSLGRYKTGGASSIKTFYDYNLKPGTYYYAVVLVGDIRKREVKLFPNQNYTVIPVTIEDPDGTVTNPGFPSFPDDQGIGRLPSHVSNIHAALEKKNVRIDWQAPPGVVSGRTIYTIYRSLSPMTSLPLMQKAQKLAEVSHPTVSFLDQGLEKSQTVYYGVSIKEPNGEEGLPLEDKKSSIRIFYVKDNGKNTAEVIADDSVPASPKNKPQQSIAPPDPQGTLHVRGVGYERVGKGVVMSWLAPEGVDDSSIYSVYASTKPFNQGLTSFGAGVAVKVATVNHPKTNFYIKELKEIPELYFGVTVKSGVISEDFNLKENVSFFRYDFNKDLDKPEEIKPTSEQTVQTTQTPAKVDTAVNEHSVVPPEIRPLSGKEDGLIDESDENTLSTVGYNLSETDLNRILKETVLKRKFELAIDRLEKYLEREKNTHLVGKAYFYLGISHLKSGEYKKALRYFMKRDAKSFSPDRTEFWTNQTLEKLGRGKS encoded by the coding sequence ATGGTGGTCTCATCTAAAAAATGGATTTTGGGAGGTTTATTATTTCTCTCCTTTTTTCCTTTGGCAACCCAAACTATTTTTGAAGAAGGGCGTTATCCATCCAGTGCGCGTGTTCTCAGGGCCAATGTTCTGTCCGATAGGAAGTCTACCTTTCTGGCCTGGGAACCTCCTAAAGAAGAAGGGGAAGTGATCGTCGCCCGCGCCAATACAGTGATCGATACTCCCGACAAATTGTATGTGGCAGATTCTCTCGGTCGCTATAAGACCGGTGGTGCAAGTTCCATCAAAACTTTTTACGATTATAATTTGAAACCGGGAACTTATTATTACGCGGTCGTACTCGTCGGAGATATTCGCAAAAGAGAAGTTAAATTATTTCCGAATCAAAATTATACTGTTATTCCTGTTACTATCGAAGATCCCGACGGAACCGTAACCAATCCCGGATTTCCCAGCTTTCCGGATGATCAAGGGATAGGAAGACTTCCGAGTCATGTTTCCAATATTCATGCAGCATTAGAAAAAAAGAATGTACGAATTGATTGGCAAGCACCACCCGGAGTTGTTTCCGGAAGAACGATCTATACTATATACAGATCTTTGAGTCCGATGACCAGTTTACCATTGATGCAAAAAGCGCAAAAATTGGCAGAAGTAAGTCATCCTACTGTCAGTTTTTTGGATCAGGGATTGGAAAAATCCCAAACGGTTTACTACGGAGTTTCCATCAAAGAACCCAATGGAGAAGAAGGCCTTCCTTTGGAAGATAAAAAATCCTCCATCCGCATATTCTATGTTAAAGATAACGGTAAGAATACTGCGGAAGTGATTGCCGACGATTCCGTTCCTGCTTCTCCAAAAAATAAACCGCAGCAATCCATCGCTCCTCCCGATCCGCAAGGCACCTTACATGTTCGAGGTGTCGGTTATGAAAGAGTAGGGAAAGGTGTTGTGATGAGTTGGCTTGCGCCCGAAGGAGTCGATGATTCTTCGATATATTCCGTTTATGCATCTACCAAACCGTTCAACCAAGGGCTTACTTCTTTCGGGGCGGGTGTTGCCGTAAAGGTAGCGACTGTCAATCATCCTAAAACGAATTTTTATATCAAAGAGTTGAAAGAGATCCCGGAATTGTATTTCGGAGTTACGGTTAAGTCGGGTGTGATTTCGGAAGATTTTAATTTGAAAGAGAATGTTTCTTTTTTCAGATATGACTTTAACAAGGATCTGGATAAGCCGGAAGAAATAAAACCTACGTCGGAACAAACCGTTCAAACGACTCAAACTCCTGCAAAGGTGGATACCGCAGTCAATGAGCACAGTGTGGTACCTCCCGAGATCAGACCTCTTTCCGGAAAAGAAGACGGCCTAATAGATGAAAGTGATGAAAATACTCTTTCGACTGTGGGTTATAACCTTTCCGAAACCGATCTCAATCGGATTTTGAAAGAGACAGTGTTGAAACGCAAATTTGAACTTGCGATCGATCGTTTGGAAAAATATCTGGAACGGGAGAAAAACACACATTTGGTGGGTAAGGCGTATTTTTATTTAGGGATTAGTCACCTAAAATCGGGGGAGTATAAAAAAGCTCTCCGATATTTTATGAAGAGAGATGCTAAAAGTTTCTCTCCTGATCGTACAGAATTTTGGACCAACCAGACTCTTGAAAAGCTGGGCAGAGGTAAATCATGA